CATCGTATATCACCTTGTAGGTTCTAATCTCGATTCCGACGTCGGTTGCCCTTGAGCGGGCATCGGCATGAACGGTGACGTGGAAACCTATAATAACGGCTCCTGAGGCCTCGGCCAGGTTTACGTCCGTTATGTTTATAGGTCCTACGCCCGAATGAATAACCCTTACCTTTACCTCATCAATTGAAAGGTTTTCGAGGGATGATGTAAGCGCCTCGACCGAGCCGAAGACGTCTCCTTTGAGAATTATTTTAAGCTCCTTGATGTCGCCTGTCTGAATCTGCTTCTGGATTGATTCAAGCGAAAGTTTCGATGCCCTTGCCAGGGTGCGCTCCCTTCTTAAAAGCTGGCGCCGCTGGGCGAGTTCGCGCGCCGCGCGTTCGCTTTCTATGACCTCGAAGGTTTCGCCAGGCTCGGTTATTCCTCCAACGCCGAGAACGAGCACGGGCATTCCTGGCGTGGCACGCTCAAGCCTTTTGGAATTCTCGTCGGTCATCTCCCGCACCCTGCCGCTCCAGTCTCCGCATATGTAAGGATCGCCTCTTTCGAGCGTACCTTTCTCGACTATGATGGTGGTTATAGTCCCCTTGCTTTTATCGAGCTTTGATTCGATAACTACGCCCCTTGCATGACCTTCGTACGGAGCCTCGAGATTGAGCTCCATTGAAGTGACTTGTATTGCATCCAGTAGATCGTCCACGCCCTGTCCGGTTACGCCCGATACCTCTATGGCGATTGTCTTGCCGCCGAATGCCTCGACCACAATGCTGTGCTGCGTAAGCTGGGTCTTTACCTTGTCCGGATCTGCGGTGGCAAGGTCGCTTTTCGTAATAGCAACGATAATCGGAAGATCAGCGGCCTTTGCGTGGTTTATGGCCTCGATTGTCTGCGGCTTGATGCCGTCGTCCGCAGCGACCACAAGAACAGCGAGGTCGGCTACGGAGGTTCCTCTCGCTCTCATAGCGGTGAATGCCTCGTGACCGGGTGTGTCCAGAAAAACTATCCGGTAATCCTTTACCTGGGCGGTGTAGGCTCCTATGCTTTGGGTTATCCTGCCGGCTTCCTGGGCTGCCACGCGGGTCTTGCGTATGTAATCCAGAAGGGTGGTCTTTCCGTGGTCAACGTGCCCCATTATGACGACAACGGGCGGCCTGCTTTTGTGTTCGAATTCTTCAGTCTCTTCCTCGGCGGCGAGCGCAGGCTCTTCCTCGACTCTTATCTTGATGCCGAAATCCTCGGCAAGTATCGAGATCGTATCAAGGTTAAGACGTTCGTTGATCGTGACGAATACGCCCATCGCCACGCAGCGCTTGATTATTTCGGCAGGCGGTACTCCGAAGGAGTGCGCTACCTCTGAAACACTCATGAAAGCGCTTACAGAAGTTTCCCGAACCGAAGTATGCTGGGATTCCCTTTTTGGCTCGAATATGTTCTGCTCTTCTTCGGCCCTGCGGAATTTGCGAGCCGGTCGGGTCGAATGCTTCGGCCTGGGGGGCTTTTTCCTGGAATGCTTGTGGTCCATCCTGGCAAGCGTTTCCTTGACGGCGCGTTGTATCTCCTGTTCGGGAGGCACCCTGGGTCTTCTCGCGGAGGTTCTTTTAGAGGAAGGGGGCTTTCGCTGCATCGACTGCTTGATCTTCTGTTTCTCGTCGCGCAGTCTTGCCTTAACCGCCTCGAACTCGTCGGGATTTATGTATGAAGTGTAGCCTCTTTCCTTGAAGCCAAGCTCCTTCATCATACGCGCCAGAGCTTCGCTTGATAGACGCAGCCGCTCTGCGGCTTCGAAGAGCTTGAGCTTGCGGGGCTTCACTACGAATTCTCCTCTTCGGAACCGGACTTGGTTTCTTCTTCAGGAGTCGTCGATTCCGGTTTATTCACTTCCGCTTCCTCTGGCGAGTCATCCTGAATCTGGCCTGACGCTTGCGTCGAATCAAGGGCTTGCCCGGAATCATTATTCCCGGGTTCCTCCTCGTCCGCTTCTTCTTGAATCTCTTGACCCTCGCTCTGAGCAGTCATTTCGCCTACCTCGGCCTCTCCTGTCTTCCCTTCTTCAGGTTGTTCAGCGCTTTCCTCGCGAGCGGCAGCCCTCATCTCGGCAAGCTTCTCCTTCTCGAAGAGCTTTCTTTCCAGCTCCCTGCGTTCAAGCTGCTCGCGAATCTGGGTCTTTAGCTGATCGATTTTTGCAGGGTCCCATCCGAGAACCTTCGCTATTTCCGTTGGCGGCTGTTCGAACAATGACACTACCGTCGTGAACCCTGCGTCGACAAGAGCGGTTTTAGTAGCTTCCTCAAGGAAGTCGAGCGTATCAATGAGAATCTGGGAGACCCGCTGGCTGAAGAGCCTGTTGCGGTAATCGGATTCCTTGAGGATATCGAGCTTTGAACTCGTTATCAGCGAGGCGAGCCAGACGTTCTGGCCTTTTCTTCCTATCGCCTTAGAGAATTCGTCATCGGGCACTATTATGGTAAAGGAATCTTCCTCCTTGATGACTTCGCCGACCTTTGCAGGACTCATGGCGCGCGAGATGAAGATCTTCTCGTCCGAGTGCCACTGAATGACGTCAATCTTCTCTCCTGAAATTTCCTTCATCACGTTCTGTATGCGGACCTTGCGGTAGCCGACGCATGCGCCTATCGGGTCTATCTTGTCGTCATGGCTGGTAACCGCCACTTTCGAGCGCACACCCGGAATCCGCGCCACCGCTTTAATCTCGACAATCCCCTGCTGGATTTCGGGAACCTCGTGAGCGAGCAGCTTCTTC
This portion of the bacterium genome encodes:
- the infB gene encoding translation initiation factor IF-2; the encoded protein is MKPRKLKLFEAAERLRLSSEALARMMKELGFKERGYTSYINPDEFEAVKARLRDEKQKIKQSMQRKPPSSKRTSARRPRVPPEQEIQRAVKETLARMDHKHSRKKPPRPKHSTRPARKFRRAEEEQNIFEPKRESQHTSVRETSVSAFMSVSEVAHSFGVPPAEIIKRCVAMGVFVTINERLNLDTISILAEDFGIKIRVEEEPALAAEEETEEFEHKSRPPVVVIMGHVDHGKTTLLDYIRKTRVAAQEAGRITQSIGAYTAQVKDYRIVFLDTPGHEAFTAMRARGTSVADLAVLVVAADDGIKPQTIEAINHAKAADLPIIVAITKSDLATADPDKVKTQLTQHSIVVEAFGGKTIAIEVSGVTGQGVDDLLDAIQVTSMELNLEAPYEGHARGVVIESKLDKSKGTITTIIVEKGTLERGDPYICGDWSGRVREMTDENSKRLERATPGMPVLVLGVGGITEPGETFEVIESERAARELAQRRQLLRRERTLARASKLSLESIQKQIQTGDIKELKIILKGDVFGSVEALTSSLENLSIDEVKVRVIHSGVGPINITDVNLAEASGAVIIGFHVTVHADARSRATDVGIEIRTYKVIYDAIDDVRAAMLGMLEPEEEEVILGHAEARQVFKIPKVGTISGSYMLDGKVTRDSKVRVYRGNEQLAETTLASLQRFEKSVKEVEAGFEFGMRLAEWDDLKQGDKFEFFNVIQRERKQ
- the nusA gene encoding transcription termination factor NusA encodes the protein METEITRLVTQLARIRNVEVGYVYETLAQSIIAGLKRRFGRDVRHEVNVNPASGDIEVAIIQTAVKHVENISLEISLDDALKIKPDAKEGEDVRIEIPLQEVGRVAIQRTIDELTHRLREAERNKLFNEFAKKKGDIISGTIHKIEKDEILVNLGPIYGTLPLRDQLKTDHHQIGTAFKFYVLRVDRTPIGPRVYLSRTHPDFLKKLLAHEVPEIQQGIVEIKAVARIPGVRSKVAVTSHDDKIDPIGACVGYRKVRIQNVMKEISGEKIDVIQWHSDEKIFISRAMSPAKVGEVIKEEDSFTIIVPDDEFSKAIGRKGQNVWLASLITSSKLDILKESDYRNRLFSQRVSQILIDTLDFLEEATKTALVDAGFTTVVSLFEQPPTEIAKVLGWDPAKIDQLKTQIREQLERRELERKLFEKEKLAEMRAAAREESAEQPEEGKTGEAEVGEMTAQSEGQEIQEEADEEEPGNNDSGQALDSTQASGQIQDDSPEEAEVNKPESTTPEEETKSGSEEENS